The DNA segment GATCGTTGCCCAAACTGGCCACCACCTCCACCTCGTGTGTTACCAAATCGTAACGCGAGATGGTGCCACGGGGATCAAACACACCGCCCTTTTCCGTAGTGAACCACAGGTTGGTCCCGACCTGCGTGAGTCGGTCCAACGGCCCGCCCGGCCCACTGTTCGCAATATTCAAATCCGCCATCTTCTCGACAATTTGCGCCGGGCCGGTCAACGGGATGAAATTCAAACCCAAGGCCATCAGCGCAACGTGTAAAAACAACTTTCTCATAAGTCCGGAAGCTTAAAAAACATCCGGCGTCCCGGCTTCTGGTGAATTGCGAAAGGTTGTCGCCTCCTTGCGCCCGAAGAATTTCAGCTCCCCGGCTTCTTGGCCGCGACCGATTTCTGCGTGGTGGTCGCCAGCGGGTATAATCCGGGACAACAACCAAAAGTTTCCTGAAACGTGGTGCTAAAGTGGCTTAAACTGCTATAACCCACCTCATACGCCGCTTCGGTTACGTTATACTCGCGGGATTTCAGCAACTCGGCGGCGCGTTCCATGCGCAATTGTCGCAAATACTGGGTGATGGTCTGGCCGGTTTGCGCCGAAAAGATCCGACTCAGATAGAAATGACTGCAACCGATCTTCTTACCGAGTTCCTCCAAGGCTGGCGGCGCGGCGAGATTTTGTTTCAGTAGAAATATGACTTGCTCCACCCGTTCCTGGGCCAGCCGCTGTTGGCGCGTGCAGAACAATTCCTGCTCGGGTGGCGGTTGAACAAAAAAGGTGACGGCCAGTTCCAACGCCTTGCACTGATACCAGATCGGCTGCGCGGCGGCATAGACGGGCGGTTGCCGCAACGTAGCGATCAACTGCAATTGTGGAGCGGTCAAGCGCTGCGGCACGCCGATGGTGGTTTTGCTCGTGCGATCCTCGACGGCGGCACGGACCAGCGGATGCAACATGGCCTTGGCCTCGGTCAAATGCTGCGTCAAAAATGGGCAGGAGAACTCGACCGTAAGAAAAGTGTGCTGCTCCCCAGCCGTCCGGCGTGCTTCCAAGGCGTCTTGCTGTCGGAAATAGAATCCGGCGGTCTTCGGAGCAAAATTGGCGCGCTGCCGCCCGGCGGTGACGTAGCCGTGCCCGTGAAGATTCAGGCAGAGTTCAACACAGTTGGGATGAAATGTTGCCGCCCAATCAAATTCACGACGCGCCATGAAATCGTGCCACTCGAAACTGTAGCCAACGCCATGGAAGCTGCCAAAAAGCGGCTGCCAGCCACTGCCAATATCCCGCCAGGCGGCGGATTCCGAGAAATCTTGCGCCGGCGGGTTGGTCGCGTTTGAGTGGGAATTTTGGTTTGCACCCATGATGCCAATGTAGCGCATCTTCCGTGAAGAACGGGGCGCTGGCAAGCAACCAAAATTAAACCGACCCGACGCGCCCTCAATGGCGGCGTAATTCCGGACGCACTGCGGCTACCGCACGATCCCGGTCAAAGGGCGCGCCGAGAAATTCCGCCAACCCTCGGACGGCCACACCCACGTCCGCCAGCAGTTCGTCATAGTTCAAGGCCCACCAGCGGATTTCCGGGCGTTGATTCATTTGTTGTCGCAACAAGGTGAGTTGCCGTTGATACGTCTCGGCAAGTTGTTGCGCTTCCAACCGCGCACCGTGACGGCCTTGTCGGGTCAACATGGCCTGTTGCGAAGCGATGACGGCCTCCAGGTTGCGTTCCATGAAAACGATTTCGTAATGCTCATGGCGCGGCAGATGCGGAAGCAACTGCGCCACGACTTTGACCACCTTGCCGCGCGCCTGCGGCAGCCACGAGGCGTCCTGGGCCAGCGAAAGCACCGGAGCGAATTCGTAATACCCGAGCGCGTTGTCTGCGTCGGGGCGCCGCTGATCGTCGCTCAAAACCGCGCGGCCAGCCGCGGCCAGCATTTGCATCATCAACGAGGTCCCGCTGCGCGGCAGGCCCGAGACCACCGTTATGATTTGCTCGTGCCGTACGGGCGTGGGGAATGGTGGCGGGATTATTCCCCGCGCGGATTCCTTCCAGGTGATGTACGGAGCGGACGGAATCGTGTTGAATGGCGCGGCAGAATCCTGGCCGCCGTTGCGTTGGCGCTCGGTCAGCTCGTTGCGGAGTGATTGCGCGCGACCTTCGTGGGCAAAAGCGGCTTCAGGTCGCGACAAATGACGTCGGTATAACACCGCCAAGGTTTCGTGCGCGATCAAATGCCGCGGACTTTGCGCCACGGCGACCAGCAGTTCCGATTCAGCTTCCGCAAAGCGATGTTGCTCCAAAAGTGCGCGGCCCAACAACGCGTGAAGCGCAGGTTGAAAATATAACAAGCTTAGGGATTCGGTGGCAGCGGCGATGGCGCGATCAAATCTTCCCGCGCGGAAATGCAATTCCGCCAACTGCGCATGAGCCACGGGATTCTCGGTGTCCGCGAATAGAATCTGGTTCAGCAACGCTTCCGCCCTTTCGACGTCATCCAGCTCCATCAAAGCGTTGACGATTCGCGGCGTCCAGTTGGGATGATTAGACGCCATCGGCAGAAACTGGCTCAAGCGTTCGCGGGCTTCGGCGCGGCGTCCTTCCAGCAACGCCTGAGACAGTCTCAGCCATTCCAACAACAGGGGCGCGCCTTGCGCCAGCTCCCATCGTCGTCGTTCGGCAAGTTGCGTCCGCCGATCCTCGGTTTGCTCCTCCGAGGGGACCGCCTGTTGCGACTCCAGTTGGGCGATTTCGCTTTGAGCCTGGCGTTGATGTTGTTCCACGCGGTGAGCCAAAGTTTCAACGGCGGCGCGGCGGCGTTCCGTTTGCTGCAAGGCGGTGAGACAATCTATCAACAAAATGCCGAAGCGATGTTCCGCCGGCCAGCGCGTCCAAAGCTTTTCCGCCAGTGCGGCGGCGGTCGCGCAATGGTTTCCGTCGCGATACGATCGCGCCAGATTGTATTCCAGTTCGCGCACCCCCTCGGCCACCGTTTCCTGGATCCGGTCGGTGGGCGGCGCAATGTAGCCCAATTCCACGAGTTGCTGGAAAGCGGCCGCGGAAGCGGAAAAATCCAATTGGGTTTCTGGCGGATGCAACCCCGCGTCGCCCGGAACCGCATCCCAACTTTTAATGGGTTCGAGTTTGGGCGCGTGTTGGAAAATGGAGTGTAGAACCTTACCCTCCATGTCGCGTCCGGGCGGCAGTCCGAACAGCGACAACACCGTCGGACAAATATCCAACAGGCTTGCGCCATAAATCGTTTCGTTGCGACGCAATCCCGGTCCCCGCAGACCAAGGATGCCAAAGTGCCGATGCTCAATCGCCGGACCGGCTGGTTCAGCGGGGATGTATTCCGGACGTTGCGCGTCGGGATGAAAACCGTGATCGCTCATCAAGATCACGGTGGTTTGTTCATCCACCAATTCCAACAGGGCGCCCAACATCGCATCGTGGTAGCGGTAGGCGTTGTTGATAACCGTTTGATAAACGGCGAAATCAACTTCCGAAACCCCGGACAAACGCGGCGGATGATAGCGCATGAAACCGTGACCAAAATGATCCAGGCCACTGTAATAGAGCGCGGCGAAATCCCATTCCTGGGTTTCCAATAACTCGGTGCCCACGGCATGGACCGACATGGTCTCGGCAATGATTTTGCCCAGCATGTGCAGGCGTTTATCCTCCTTTTGATTGATGCGCTCGTAATCCGGCACGAACGGGCGCAAAAATTCGCCGGTTAATTCCATGGGATTGATCCGCAAATCGCTGAGGGTGCGGGCCAAGGATGGCGGATGAATTGTGCCAACCGGCAGCGGCAACATTTTCCCGGGCATACCTGAAGGCAGTGAAAAATGGTTTGAAACCATGACCCCATTGATCGGCTCCGCCGGATGCGAAGGCCACCAACCGACGACCAACGAACGGTATCCGTTTTGATTGAGGATATTCCAGAGCGCCTTGGTGCGGCGGGACAGGATTAAGATGGGCCGTACGCCGGAGCCATCCGGCAATGGTTCGATGAAACCGTGGATACCATGTTGATAAGCGCGTTTACCCGTCGCGATGGAGGTCCACAACATCGGACTGAGTACGGGATAAAGGGTGGCGATGTTTCCGCTCACGCCTTCGCGAAGCAGTCTGGCGAGATGAGGCATTTCACCAGCTTGCAACAACGGCCGGATGAGCTTCCAATCCGCCGCATCCCAGCCGATGAGTAAGACGCGCGGTTTGGACATGCGAGACAAAACAAAAACGGATTGGCTCTCAGTCCGGCCAATCCGTCGAAAAATCCATTATCCCAAGGTCGGCTTCAGACTGACGGCTTCGGCTTCCGATCTTGGCGCCACTTCCGCACGCCACGCGCGCCGAGCGCCATGGCTCCCAGAGCCAACAACGCGGTCGAGGTAGGTTCGGGAATCGCCTGCCCCATCGTGAGTTTGGCGCCGGTATCATCGTAAGCGTACCCCCAAACAGTCAACGTGGGGCCACCGGCGTTGTAACCCGCCATTGCCAGGCTGACTTCCGCCCAACCGTATCGCGCCGCGCCGCCTTGCGTACTGTCGTTGAAGGTCCAGGCATAATACTGGTGGTCAAAATTGCTTGTGGCGCTTTGTCCGCCGACATCATCCACCCACGCCACGGGTACGTTATAGAGTAACGCGGGGTTATCCCAGGCGGCCCCAAATGGTTTGGGAGTGGCCACATCGGCACCATTGAAACCGCCACCAGCTCCTCCACCCAAGTCGCCGGCCAAGACCAGCCGGATGTTGACGGTGTTGGACTGTGGCCCGACGTAGGTCTGTAAAGCCTCACGCCTAAAGCCGATATTGGCGTTTCCCGGAATAACAAATTGCAAACTCTCCTGTGCCGAGAAACCAATGGAATAGCCGCTCGGCCCAAGACTGGTGTAAATGATGTCGGCCTGACCCGCTTGCGGTAATGCCACCGCGCCCGCTGCCAATGCCAGCAAGGAAGTAAGCTTTGCCGCCTCCCGAGAACCCGGCGCAATCTGTTTTTCCAGTTTGGAATTTTGCATGATGAACTTGAATTTACGGCTTCCTATGCGTGGCAGTTTCCGCCGCCCGACCACTTTGTCAAGCGTCTTATTTAGGCGTAACGCCACAAAAGGAGCGGAATTTTACAGTTGGTCCCGACCGGCAAAGTCCGGCTGCGGATTAAATTCCACTGTCCGCTCAAATGCTCAACGACTCCACTGAGAAGCGGAATCAGTTCTGTCAGTTCTTTTTCTCCTTTTGAAGCTTTTCGACCTCTTCAGGTTTAATGGTCTCAATTTTGGCACCCTTCTTCATGTCTTCGAGCGACGGAACTTTAATGATGTCGCTGGTCAGAGGCGCAGCCGGAGCGGCTGGCGGTGGTGGCGGCGTGAAGGAAACCAACTCGACATCGAACAACAGCACGTTGTTCGGACCGATGTTGCGATTGCCGTGTTCGCCATAGGCCAAGTCTGCCGGGATGAAGAGTTGCCATTTGGCGCCCGGTTTCATGTGGGTCAGCGCCTCGGTCCAGCCTTTGATGACGCGGTTGGCCGGGAAGGTTGCCGTGCCGTTGGGCTGACGTTCCGAGCTGTCGAACTCCGTGCCATTGATCAGCGTGCCCCGATACTTGACGACGCAAGAATCCTCGGGTTTGGGCGAATCACCACTACCCTCGGCCAGCACCTTGTATTGCAAGCCACTCTCAAAAACTTTAACTCCAGATTTGGTTTTATTTTCGGCCAGAAAAGCTTCGCCCTCGGCCTTGTTCTTTTCGCCCAATACCGCGCGTCGTTCGGTTTGATATTTGCGAATGGTTTCAGAGATTTCCTGCGGGGTCAGCGCCGGTTTGTCGCCCAAGGCGTCTTTCATGCCCTGTTCAAACGCGGCGGCATCGTATTCCAAGTTGCTCTGTTTGAAATTTCCCCCGACGCTCAGGCCGATGGCGTAGTTGGCTTTCTCCTTTTCGTCCTTAAAAGTTTTGCCAGTGTCCGCTTGGGCGAAGGTCAAGCTTACTGCCGCGATCAACGCAAACGCAGGTAATCGAGTATTCATGTGGCGCAAATAATGAAAATTTAACGGTTAAAAGACAATACGAATTTGACGGTTGCGGATTTCGACCCGCAGATGCGAAAATTGTTCAAATCTCAGCAAAGATTTCCATCGTCACCGCTGAGACCGTTTATTTAACGCCACCCAGCCCATCAAATCAGTCTCGGCGGATGAAGGCGCATAAGAGATTTGAAAACCAGACGCCAGCCCTCTAGCTTGGCGGCGGATGCTGGATGATCGAGATTACATGCGCCCCGAGAGGACTTATGGCCGGGCGAGTCGTTGGCAAACGGCGACCGCCGCCATTTTAATCTTCAACGCCGCCATTTTCCTGACCGAATCAATCGCCGCGCGCGGGTTTCCGACCGAGTATCTCAGCCTGAGTTGGGTCGGGTTGCGGCACGGCTACCTATGGCAATTACTCACCTTTCAGTTCTTACACGCGGGTTTTTTGCATCTGGTGCTGAATTCCGTTGGCATTTTTTTCTTCGGGTTCGCGGTTGAGGAAGCGCTGGGCACAA comes from the Verrucomicrobiia bacterium genome and includes:
- a CDS encoding PEP-CTERM sorting domain-containing protein (PEP-CTERM proteins occur, often in large numbers, in the proteomes of bacteria that also encode an exosortase, a predicted intramembrane cysteine proteinase. The presence of a PEP-CTERM domain at a protein's C-terminus predicts cleavage within the sorting domain, followed by covalent anchoring to some some component of the (usually Gram-negative) cell surface. Many PEP-CTERM proteins exhibit an unusual sequence composition that includes large numbers of potential glycosylation sites. Expression of one such protein has been shown restore the ability of a bacterium to form floc, a type of biofilm.), yielding MQNSKLEKQIAPGSREAAKLTSLLALAAGAVALPQAGQADIIYTSLGPSGYSIGFSAQESLQFVIPGNANIGFRREALQTYVGPQSNTVNIRLVLAGDLGGGAGGGFNGADVATPKPFGAAWDNPALLYNVPVAWVDDVGGQSATSNFDHQYYAWTFNDSTQGGAARYGWAEVSLAMAGYNAGGPTLTVWGYAYDDTGAKLTMGQAIPEPTSTALLALGAMALGARGVRKWRQDRKPKPSV
- a CDS encoding AraC family transcriptional regulator, whose protein sequence is MGANQNSHSNATNPPAQDFSESAAWRDIGSGWQPLFGSFHGVGYSFEWHDFMARREFDWAATFHPNCVELCLNLHGHGYVTAGRQRANFAPKTAGFYFRQQDALEARRTAGEQHTFLTVEFSCPFLTQHLTEAKAMLHPLVRAAVEDRTSKTTIGVPQRLTAPQLQLIATLRQPPVYAAAQPIWYQCKALELAVTFFVQPPPEQELFCTRQQRLAQERVEQVIFLLKQNLAAPPALEELGKKIGCSHFYLSRIFSAQTGQTITQYLRQLRMERAAELLKSREYNVTEAAYEVGYSSLSHFSTTFQETFGCCPGLYPLATTTQKSVAAKKPGS
- a CDS encoding alkaline phosphatase family protein encodes the protein MSKPRVLLIGWDAADWKLIRPLLQAGEMPHLARLLREGVSGNIATLYPVLSPMLWTSIATGKRAYQHGIHGFIEPLPDGSGVRPILILSRRTKALWNILNQNGYRSLVVGWWPSHPAEPINGVMVSNHFSLPSGMPGKMLPLPVGTIHPPSLARTLSDLRINPMELTGEFLRPFVPDYERINQKEDKRLHMLGKIIAETMSVHAVGTELLETQEWDFAALYYSGLDHFGHGFMRYHPPRLSGVSEVDFAVYQTVINNAYRYHDAMLGALLELVDEQTTVILMSDHGFHPDAQRPEYIPAEPAGPAIEHRHFGILGLRGPGLRRNETIYGASLLDICPTVLSLFGLPPGRDMEGKVLHSIFQHAPKLEPIKSWDAVPGDAGLHPPETQLDFSASAAAFQQLVELGYIAPPTDRIQETVAEGVRELEYNLARSYRDGNHCATAAALAEKLWTRWPAEHRFGILLIDCLTALQQTERRRAAVETLAHRVEQHQRQAQSEIAQLESQQAVPSEEQTEDRRTQLAERRRWELAQGAPLLLEWLRLSQALLEGRRAEARERLSQFLPMASNHPNWTPRIVNALMELDDVERAEALLNQILFADTENPVAHAQLAELHFRAGRFDRAIAAATESLSLLYFQPALHALLGRALLEQHRFAEAESELLVAVAQSPRHLIAHETLAVLYRRHLSRPEAAFAHEGRAQSLRNELTERQRNGGQDSAAPFNTIPSAPYITWKESARGIIPPPFPTPVRHEQIITVVSGLPRSGTSLMMQMLAAAGRAVLSDDQRRPDADNALGYYEFAPVLSLAQDASWLPQARGKVVKVVAQLLPHLPRHEHYEIVFMERNLEAVIASQQAMLTRQGRHGARLEAQQLAETYQRQLTLLRQQMNQRPEIRWWALNYDELLADVGVAVRGLAEFLGAPFDRDRAVAAVRPELRRH
- a CDS encoding FKBP-type peptidyl-prolyl cis-trans isomerase; protein product: MNTRLPAFALIAAVSLTFAQADTGKTFKDEKEKANYAIGLSVGGNFKQSNLEYDAAAFEQGMKDALGDKPALTPQEISETIRKYQTERRAVLGEKNKAEGEAFLAENKTKSGVKVFESGLQYKVLAEGSGDSPKPEDSCVVKYRGTLINGTEFDSSERQPNGTATFPANRVIKGWTEALTHMKPGAKWQLFIPADLAYGEHGNRNIGPNNVLLFDVELVSFTPPPPPAAPAAPLTSDIIKVPSLEDMKKGAKIETIKPEEVEKLQKEKKN